A single window of Athene noctua chromosome 1, bAthNoc1.hap1.1, whole genome shotgun sequence DNA harbors:
- the CLDND1 gene encoding claudin domain-containing protein 1, translating into MMDNRFATALVIACVLSLISTIYMAASIGTDFWYEYHTLSPAENVSEAGRSIWEEFVSEEADEKTYTDALFRCNGTVGLWRRCITVPKNSHWYSPPETDMTTNCISFSLSDQFMEKYIEPGNHNSGTDLNRTYLWRLQFLLPFVSLGLMCFGALIGLCACACRSLYPAIATGVLHFLAGLCTLGLVGCYVAGIELLHKKLPLPDDVRGEFGWSFCLACVSAPLQFMAAALFIWAARTNRKEFTLLKAYRVA; encoded by the exons ATGATGGATAACCGTTTTGCTACGGCGCTAGTGATTGCTTGTGTGCTCAGCCTCATCTCCACCATCTATATGGCAGCTTCCATTGGCACTGACTTTTGGTACGAATACCACACCCTGTCCCCAGCTGAGAATGTTAGTGAAGCTGGTAGGAGCATCTGGGAGGAATTTGTCAGTGAAGAGGCGGATGAGAAGACCTACACGGACGCGCTCTTCCGCTGCAATGGCACGGTTGGATTGTGGCGGAGGTGTATCACCGTACCCAAAAACTCTCACTGGTACAGCCCACCAG aaactGATATGACTACAAACTGCATCAGTTTTTCCCTCTCTGATCAGTTTATGGAGAAGTATATAGAGCCTGGAAATCACAATAGTGGCACGGATTTGAATCGAACTT ATCTCTGGCGATTACAGTTCCTCCTGCCCTTTGTCAGCCTTGGCCTCATGTGCTTTGGGGCTCTGATTGGGCTCTGTGCTTGTGCCTGCCGCAGCCTTTACCCTGCCATTGCCACCGGAGTCCTCCATTTCCTAGCAG ggcTTTGTACGCTGGGCCTGGTTGGCTGCTATGTAGCTGGGATTGAGCTGCTCCATAAGAAGCTGCCCCTGCCTGATGATGTGAGGGGAGAATTTGGCTGGTCCTTCTGCCTGGCCTGTGTTTCAGCACCTTTGCAGTTTATGGCAGCTGCTCTCTTCATCTGGGCAGCTCGCACCAACAGAAAGGAATTCACTCTCCTGAAAGCCTACCGTGTAGcataa
- the GPR15 gene encoding G-protein coupled receptor 15, producing MRTAGPEMELTELSPVTTVTFNYEYYYDDNCQYQHLQHMATFLPVLYTAVFLVGIIGNSILIVALVFKQRVQRLIDVFIINLAASDFIFLITLPLWVDMEASDGSWRVGSFLCKASSYIISVNMYCSILLLTCMSADRYLAIMYPSIARRVRTRSYSTGLCICVWLLSCCLGMPTLLSRELKKQYGKTYCTDKAMTEAKQIMSLMLLILAFFFPLLSILTFYCSITRRLCLHYQRAGKHDKKLRKSIKIVFIVVVAFVISWVPFNLFKLMAVLLGLLKQPDCFPNMVAHLGMKVSSPFAFANSCANPFIYYCFDNYIRRAMLRCLWPRVKISSSSSNNSDTLDTRLSHSLSNFVVGEYAARKRKRSLSL from the coding sequence ATGAGGACCGCTGGGCCAGAAATGGAACTCACTGAGCTTTCTCCTGTGACTACAGTCACTTTCAACTATGAGTACTACTACGATGACAACTGCCAGTATCAGCATCTGCAACATATGGCTACCTTCCTCCCTGTCCTGTACACTGCAGTGTTCCTGGTGGGCATCATTGGCAACTCCATCCTGATAGTGGCCTTGGTATTCAAGCAACGGGTCCAGAGGCTGATCGACGTCTTTATCATCAACCTCGCTGCATCTGACTTCATCTTCCTCATCACGCTGCCACTCTGGGTGGACATGGAGGCGTCGGATGGGAGCTGGAGGGTAGGATCTTTCCTCTGTAAGGCTAGTTCCTACATCATCTCAGTCAACATGTActgcagcatcctcctcctcactTGTATGAGTGCTGACCGGTACCTCGCTATCATGTATCCCTCTATCGCTAGACGGGTCAGAACAAGGTCCTATTCCACTGGACTCTGCATCTGTGTCTGGTTATTATCCTGCTGCTTAGGGATGCCAACCCTTTTGTCCAGAGAACTGAAGAAGCAATATGGAAAGACTTACTGCACAGACAAAGCCATGACAGAAGCCAAACAGATCATGTCACTGATGCTTTTAATCCTGGCCTTCTTCTTCCCGCTGTTGAGTATCTTAACCTTTTACTGCTCCATCACCAGGAGACTCTGTCTGCATTATCAGAGAGCTGGGAAACACGATAAGAAACTGAGAAAATCCATCAAGATCGTCTTCATTGTAGTGGTGGCTTTTGTTATCTCCTGGGTTCCCTTCAATCTTTTCAAGCTTATGGCCGTCCTTTTGGGGCTCCTGAAGCAGCCTGACTGTTTTCCCAACATGGTTGCCCATCTGGGTATGAAGGTGAGCAGCCCTTTTGCTTTTGCCAACAGCTGTGCCAACCCTTTCATTTACTATTGCTTTGACAACTACATCCGCAGAGCCATGCTCCGGTGCCTGTGGCCACGGGTGaaaatcagcagcagcagcagcaacaactcTGATACTCTGGACACTCGCCTGAGCCACTCCTTATCCAATTTTGTGGTGGGGGAGTATGCAGCTAGGAAGAGGAAGCGCTCTCTGTCCCTCTGA